One region of Bactrocera neohumeralis isolate Rockhampton chromosome 5, APGP_CSIRO_Bneo_wtdbg2-racon-allhic-juicebox.fasta_v2, whole genome shotgun sequence genomic DNA includes:
- the LOC126758925 gene encoding uncharacterized protein LOC126758925, producing MDFRHTEVLKLLSIYRQYECLWNCFSPDYKQPDMKKSAWIELSIHFGKEVDELKKKMKHLRNCYSAERKKVEASKNKHGIPTYEPRLYYYQQMDFLAPVVSLRKYTEQENNDDPLGESKGSSPKHDLTLSDRKRQRMDSSDTDSDRASPHAELGTIKVPLDSDDSLSMIQIESKPIKRRLLVNDVLKEQTQKVTKSQTRSYKEDTFCAMLCSELKLLKSEETYDNVTSEIFTAVKNAKIADRQRNYQSDNESKSFNRN from the exons ATGGATTTTCGACATACAGAAGTTCTTAAATTGCTCAGTATATATAGACAATATGAATGTCTATGGAATTGCTTCAGTCCAGATTATAAGCAACCAGATATGAAGAAAAGTGCATGGATAGAGCTGTCCATACATTTCGGGAAGGAAGTTGatgaattaaagaaaaagatGAAACATTTACGCAATTGTTACTCTGCAGAAAGGAAAAAGGTTGAGgccagtaaaaataaacatggTATCCCAACATACGAACCACGCTTATATTATTACCAGCAGATGGATTTTTTAGCTCCTGTTGTATCTTTACGGAAATACACTGAACAGGAAAAT aaCGACGACCCGTTAGGCGAATCTAAGGGCAGTTCACCGAAACATGATTTAACTCTCAGCGATAGAAAG aggCAACGTATGGATTCTAGTGACACTGACAGTGATCGTGCGTCACCTCACGCAGAGTTAGGAACAATA AAAGTACCTCTCGATTCAGATGATTCTCTTAGTATGATCCAAATTGAGTCAAAACCTATC AAAAGACGTCTACTTGTCAATGATGTGTTGAAAGAGCAGACCCAAAAGGTTACAAAAAGCCAGACAAGGTCATACAAAGAGGACACATTTTGTGCTATGCTTTGTAGCGAACTTAAATTGCTAAAATCCGAAGAGACCTATGACAATGTGACATCCGAAATTTTCACTGCAGTGAAAAACGCAAAGATTGCGGACCGTCAAAGGAATTATCAATCCGATAATGAAAGCAAAAGTTTTAACAGAAACTAA
- the LOC126758231 gene encoding uncharacterized protein LOC126758231 isoform X2 codes for MDWRQAEIFDLISMYRESECLWNCLNREYKDVDLKKNAWREIARFFGRKVEDVKKKIKNLRTSYVIEKKKVERKKSESTVYEPRLFYYDEMTFLDPVVILRFFNPTEQNGDPISEIKQESSTNDGPMIAEKVILFAKNIKLFSKSQTERSHSELSPTKRLRDISDVDSDNELEDELEAQEHLSKEDTFCAMLCSELKSLKSEDIYDNVTSEIFTILRKAKMAERQKIYQTEENSRVASIKM; via the exons ATGGATTGGAGGCAGGCGGAGATTTTCGACTTGATATCCATGTACAGAGAGTCTGAGTGCCTATGGAATTGTCTAAATCGTGAATATAAAGACGTGGACTTGAAGAAAAATGCATGGAGGGAAATCGCTAGATTTTTCGGGAGAAAAGTGGAAGatgtaaagaagaaaataaaaaatttgcgcACTAGTTACGTTATAGAGAAAAAGAAAGTCGAAAGAAAGAAATCCGAATCAACTGTATATGAGCCCCGTTTATTCTACTATGATGAAATGACCTTTTTGGACCCTGTcgtaattttacgattttttaatCCTACAGAACAA AATGGAGATCCcataagtgaaataaaacagGAGAGCTCTACAAACGATGGACCTATGATAGCTGAAAAGGTAATTCTATTTGCT AAAAACATCAAACTATTTAGTAAATCTCAGACGGAGCGATCACATTCGGAACTTTCTCCTACA aaAAGACTGCGTGATATAAGCGATGTAGACTCAGATAATGAACTAGAAGACGAATTAGAAGCGCAAGAGCATTTAAGTAAGGAAGATACTTTTTGTGCAATGCTTTGCAGTGAACTTAAATCACTTAAATCGGAAGATATATATGACAATGTGACAtctgaaatttttactattCTAAGGAAAGCTAAAATGGCAGAACgtcaaaaaatataccaaaccgAAGAGAATAGCAGAGTAGCTAGTATAAAGATGTGA
- the LOC126758231 gene encoding uncharacterized protein LOC126758231 isoform X6, with the protein MDWRQAEIFDLISMYRESECLWNCLNREYKDVDLKKNAWREIARFFGRKVEDVKKKIKNLRTSYVIEKKKVERKKSESTVYEPRLFYYDEMTFLDPVVILRFFNPTEQNGDPISEIKQESSTNDGPMIAEKKNIKLFSKSQTERSHSELSPTKRLRDISDVDSDNELEDELEAQEHLSKEDTFCAMLCSELKSLKSEDIYDNVTSEIFTILRKAKMAERQKIYQTEENSRVASIKM; encoded by the exons ATGGATTGGAGGCAGGCGGAGATTTTCGACTTGATATCCATGTACAGAGAGTCTGAGTGCCTATGGAATTGTCTAAATCGTGAATATAAAGACGTGGACTTGAAGAAAAATGCATGGAGGGAAATCGCTAGATTTTTCGGGAGAAAAGTGGAAGatgtaaagaagaaaataaaaaatttgcgcACTAGTTACGTTATAGAGAAAAAGAAAGTCGAAAGAAAGAAATCCGAATCAACTGTATATGAGCCCCGTTTATTCTACTATGATGAAATGACCTTTTTGGACCCTGTcgtaattttacgattttttaatCCTACAGAACAA AATGGAGATCCcataagtgaaataaaacagGAGAGCTCTACAAACGATGGACCTATGATAGCTGAAAAG AAAAACATCAAACTATTTAGTAAATCTCAGACGGAGCGATCACATTCGGAACTTTCTCCTACA aaAAGACTGCGTGATATAAGCGATGTAGACTCAGATAATGAACTAGAAGACGAATTAGAAGCGCAAGAGCATTTAAGTAAGGAAGATACTTTTTGTGCAATGCTTTGCAGTGAACTTAAATCACTTAAATCGGAAGATATATATGACAATGTGACAtctgaaatttttactattCTAAGGAAAGCTAAAATGGCAGAACgtcaaaaaatataccaaaccgAAGAGAATAGCAGAGTAGCTAGTATAAAGATGTGA
- the LOC126758231 gene encoding uncharacterized protein LOC126758231 isoform X5: MDWRQAEIFDLISMYRESECLWNCLNREYKDVDLKKNAWREIARFFGRKVEDVKKKIKNLRTSYVIEKKKVERKKSESTVYEPRLFYYDEMTFLDPVVILRFFNPTEQNGDPLSEMKKQRSSNERHMIDEKKKRKIFSNSDTERSHSEVSPIKRLRDISDVDSDNELEDELEAQEHLSKEDTFCAMLCSELKSLKSEDIYDNVTSEIFTILRKAKMAERQKIYQTEENSRVASIKM, from the exons ATGGATTGGAGGCAGGCGGAGATTTTCGACTTGATATCCATGTACAGAGAGTCTGAGTGCCTATGGAATTGTCTAAATCGTGAATATAAAGACGTGGACTTGAAGAAAAATGCATGGAGGGAAATCGCTAGATTTTTCGGGAGAAAAGTGGAAGatgtaaagaagaaaataaaaaatttgcgcACTAGTTACGTTATAGAGAAAAAGAAAGTCGAAAGAAAGAAATCCGAATCAACTGTATATGAGCCCCGTTTATTCTACTATGATGAAATGACCTTTTTGGACCCTGTcgtaattttacgattttttaatCCTACAGAACAA AATGGAGATCCTttaagtgaaatgaaaaaacaGCGTTCTTCAAACGAAAGACATATGATTGATGAAAAG aaaaagCGCAAAATATTCAGTAATTCTGACACGGAGCGATCACATTCGGAGGTTTCTCCTATA aaAAGACTGCGTGATATAAGCGATGTAGACTCAGATAATGAACTAGAAGACGAATTAGAAGCGCAAGAGCATTTAAGTAAGGAAGATACTTTTTGTGCAATGCTTTGCAGTGAACTTAAATCACTTAAATCGGAAGATATATATGACAATGTGACAtctgaaatttttactattCTAAGGAAAGCTAAAATGGCAGAACgtcaaaaaatataccaaaccgAAGAGAATAGCAGAGTAGCTAGTATAAAGATGTGA
- the LOC126758231 gene encoding uncharacterized protein LOC126758231 isoform X4: protein MDWRQAEIFDLISMYRESECLWNCLNREYKDVDLKKNAWREIARFFGRKVEDVKKKIKNLRTSYVIEKKKVERKKSESTVYEPRLFYYDEMTFLDPVVILRFFNPTEQNGDPLSEMKKQRSSNERHMIDEKKKRKIFSNSDTERSHSEVSPIKRLRDISDVDLDNELEDELEAEEHLNKEDTFCAMLCSELKSLKSEDIYDNVTSEIFTILRNAKMAERQIVYQPEEITKVASKTM, encoded by the exons ATGGATTGGAGGCAGGCGGAGATTTTCGACTTGATATCCATGTACAGAGAGTCTGAGTGCCTATGGAATTGTCTAAATCGTGAATATAAAGACGTGGACTTGAAGAAAAATGCATGGAGGGAAATCGCTAGATTTTTCGGGAGAAAAGTGGAAGatgtaaagaagaaaataaaaaatttgcgcACTAGTTACGTTATAGAGAAAAAGAAAGTCGAAAGAAAGAAATCCGAATCAACTGTATATGAGCCCCGTTTATTCTACTATGATGAAATGACCTTTTTGGACCCTGTcgtaattttacgattttttaatCCTACAGAACAA AATGGAGATCCTttaagtgaaatgaaaaaacaGCGTTCTTCAAACGAAAGACATATGATTGATGAAAAG aaaaagCGCAAAATATTCAGTAATTCTGACACGGAGCGATCACATTCGGAGGTTTCTCCTATA aaAAGACTGCGTGATATAAGCGATGTAGACTTAGATAATGAACTAGAAGACGAATTAGAAGCGGAAGAGCATCTAAATAAGGAAGATACTTTTTGTGCAATGCTTTGCAGTGAACTTAAATCACTTAAATCGGAAGACATATATGACAATGTGACATCTGAAATTTTTACCATACTAAGGAATGCGAAAATGGCAGAACGTCAAATCGTGTACCAACCCGAAGAGATTACTAAAGTGGCTAGTAAAACCATGTGA
- the LOC126758231 gene encoding uncharacterized protein LOC126758231 isoform X1: MQWRQVEIFDLLSMYRESECLWNGLNPEYKDMDLKKNAWREIATFFGRKVEDVKKKIKHLRTSYLLEKKKVERKNTESGDSRYEPRLFYYDEMTFLDPVVIFRFIKPTEQNGDPISEIKQESSTNDGPMIAEKVILFAKNIKLFSKSQTERSHSELSPTKRLRDISDVDSDNELEDELEAQEHLSKEDTFCAMLCSELKSLKSEDIYDNVTSEIFTILRKAKMAERQKIYQTEENSRVASIKM, encoded by the exons ATGCAGTGGCGGCAGGTGGAAATTTTCGATTTGTTATCCATGTACAGAGAATCTGAGTGCCTATGGAACGGTCTAAACCCTGAATATAAAGACATGGACTTGAAGAAAAATGCATGGAGGGAAATCGCTACATTCTTCGGAAGAAAAGTGGAGGatgtaaagaagaaaataaaacatttgcgTACTAGTTACCTTTTAGAGAAAAAGAAAGTTGAAAGAAAGAACACCGAATCCGGAGATTCTAGATATGAGCCGCGTTTATTCTACTATGATGAAATGACCTTTTTGGACCCCGTCgtaatttttcgatttattaAGCCTACAGAACAA AATGGAGATCCcataagtgaaataaaacagGAGAGCTCTACAAACGATGGACCTATGATAGCTGAAAAGGTAATTCTATTTGCT AAAAACATCAAACTATTTAGTAAATCTCAGACGGAGCGATCACATTCGGAACTTTCTCCTACA aaAAGACTGCGTGATATAAGCGATGTAGACTCAGATAATGAACTAGAAGACGAATTAGAAGCGCAAGAGCATTTAAGTAAGGAAGATACTTTTTGTGCAATGCTTTGCAGTGAACTTAAATCACTTAAATCGGAAGATATATATGACAATGTGACAtctgaaatttttactattCTAAGGAAAGCTAAAATGGCAGAACgtcaaaaaatataccaaaccgAAGAGAATAGCAGAGTAGCTAGTATAAAGATGTGA
- the LOC126758231 gene encoding uncharacterized protein LOC126758231 isoform X3, with product MQWRQVEIFDLLSMYRESECLWNGLNPEYKDMDLKKNAWREIATFFGRKVEDVKKKIKHLRTSYLLEKKKVERKNTESGDSRYEPRLFYYDEMTFLDPVVIFRFIKPTEQNGDPISEIKQESSTNDGPMIAEKKNIKLFSKSQTERSHSELSPTKRLRDISDVDSDNELEDELEAQEHLSKEDTFCAMLCSELKSLKSEDIYDNVTSEIFTILRKAKMAERQKIYQTEENSRVASIKM from the exons ATGCAGTGGCGGCAGGTGGAAATTTTCGATTTGTTATCCATGTACAGAGAATCTGAGTGCCTATGGAACGGTCTAAACCCTGAATATAAAGACATGGACTTGAAGAAAAATGCATGGAGGGAAATCGCTACATTCTTCGGAAGAAAAGTGGAGGatgtaaagaagaaaataaaacatttgcgTACTAGTTACCTTTTAGAGAAAAAGAAAGTTGAAAGAAAGAACACCGAATCCGGAGATTCTAGATATGAGCCGCGTTTATTCTACTATGATGAAATGACCTTTTTGGACCCCGTCgtaatttttcgatttattaAGCCTACAGAACAA AATGGAGATCCcataagtgaaataaaacagGAGAGCTCTACAAACGATGGACCTATGATAGCTGAAAAG AAAAACATCAAACTATTTAGTAAATCTCAGACGGAGCGATCACATTCGGAACTTTCTCCTACA aaAAGACTGCGTGATATAAGCGATGTAGACTCAGATAATGAACTAGAAGACGAATTAGAAGCGCAAGAGCATTTAAGTAAGGAAGATACTTTTTGTGCAATGCTTTGCAGTGAACTTAAATCACTTAAATCGGAAGATATATATGACAATGTGACAtctgaaatttttactattCTAAGGAAAGCTAAAATGGCAGAACgtcaaaaaatataccaaaccgAAGAGAATAGCAGAGTAGCTAGTATAAAGATGTGA
- the LOC126758231 gene encoding uncharacterized protein LOC126758231 isoform X7: MQWRQVEIFDLLSMYRESECLWNGLNPEYKDMDLKKNAWREIATFFGRKVEDVKKKIKHLRTSYLLEKKKVERKNTESGDSRYEPRLFYYDEMTFLDPVVIFRFIKPTEQNGDPISEIKQESSTNDGPMIAEKVILFAKNIKLFSKSQTERSHSELSPTKRLRDISDVDSDNELEDELEAQEHLRKLKWQNVKKYTKPKRIAE, encoded by the exons ATGCAGTGGCGGCAGGTGGAAATTTTCGATTTGTTATCCATGTACAGAGAATCTGAGTGCCTATGGAACGGTCTAAACCCTGAATATAAAGACATGGACTTGAAGAAAAATGCATGGAGGGAAATCGCTACATTCTTCGGAAGAAAAGTGGAGGatgtaaagaagaaaataaaacatttgcgTACTAGTTACCTTTTAGAGAAAAAGAAAGTTGAAAGAAAGAACACCGAATCCGGAGATTCTAGATATGAGCCGCGTTTATTCTACTATGATGAAATGACCTTTTTGGACCCCGTCgtaatttttcgatttattaAGCCTACAGAACAA AATGGAGATCCcataagtgaaataaaacagGAGAGCTCTACAAACGATGGACCTATGATAGCTGAAAAGGTAATTCTATTTGCT AAAAACATCAAACTATTTAGTAAATCTCAGACGGAGCGATCACATTCGGAACTTTCTCCTACA aaAAGACTGCGTGATATAAGCGATGTAGACTCAGATAATGAACTAGAAGACGAATTAGAAGCGCAAGAGCATTTAA GAAAGCTAAAATGGCAGAACgtcaaaaaatataccaaaccgAAGAGAATAGCAGAGTAG